A part of Saimiri boliviensis isolate mSaiBol1 chromosome 13, mSaiBol1.pri, whole genome shotgun sequence genomic DNA contains:
- the LOC141580984 gene encoding elongin-A3-like, which translates to MAAGSTTLHAVEKLQVRLATKTDPKKLGKYLQKLSALPVTADILAETRIRKTVKGLRKHQHVGPIARDLAARWKKLLLVDPNTRPGPDPRDREESSSRERLGEALRDQEKAWGFPENGTAPRSRSHSPEHRRTARTAPTGLRRPERSSPSRQDGAQRKRPRNASADSGPNRAPQSGRAGPLPMSEGLEPGQQTRRGHADTAQGLPLLAGGCQGQPQDEAVGGRRKKRKSSRREERPSRASPPKLPPVKESHSPRPQAAGADSSGRKTVLSHGFSELWDLSEPWMQANYDLLSAFESLTAQTQTEPALSAPTFQEETGSPGRRKNAKMQVYSGSRPARQPGWLTLRQQCVRALRDNPGVLGRAGRVPSWVFELVLDGCTPDQLYRREKNNHALIGQTDGLWRIHCLRDFKGENPQEHESWRELYLRLRHAREQRLRVVTTNIRAARDNKPHGRRTKMICFNSVAEPPNGAPRRQEKSAGAADPENGNINPDPHPPKSSRPPPASEGGGAGSGLPSNARATPEAKIRKQAAKKVAPLMAKAIRDYKRAILRR; encoded by the exons ATGGCGGCAGGCTCGACTACGCTGCACGCAGTGGAGAAGCTGCAGGTGCGTCTGGCAACTAAGACGGACCCGAAGAAGCTAGGGAAATATCTGCAGAAACTCTCCGCCTTGCCCGTGACGGCAGACATCCTGGCGGAGACTCGAATCCGAAAGACCGTGAAGGGCCTGCGGAAGCACCAGCACGTGGGCCCCATTGCCAGAGACTTAGCGGCCCGGTGGAAGAAGCTGCTTCTCGTGGACCCAAACACCAGGCCCGGGCCCGACCCACGGGACCGGGAGGAGAGCTCTTCCCGAGAGCGCCTCGGGGAGGCTCTTCGGGACCAAGAAAAGGCCTGGGGCTTCCCGGAAAACGGGACGGCCCCCAGGAGTCGATCTCACAGCCCTGAGCACAGACGGACAGCACGCACAGCACCTACGGGGCTCCGGAGACCTGAGCGAAGCTCCCCCAGCCGCCAGGACGGAGCCCAGAGAAAGCGCCCCAGAAATGCCTCGGCTGATTCCGGCCCCAATCGGGCCCCTCAGTCAGGGCGCGCCGGACCTCTCCCGATGAGCGAGGGCCTGGAGCCCGGGCAGCAAACCCGAAGAGGCCACGCTGACACCGCCCAGGGCCTGCCCCTGCTCGCTGGAGGCTGCCAGGGCCAACCCCAGGACGAAGCGGTTGGGGGCCGCAGAAAGAAGCGCAAATCCTCCCGCCGGGAAGAACGCCCT TCCCGGGCTTCGCCTCCGAAATTGCCTCCTGTCAAGGAAAGCCACTCCCCGAGGCCACAGGCGGCCGGTGCCGATTCCTCCGGGCGGAAAACCGTGCTCAGCCACGGCTTCTCAGAGCTGTGGGACCTCTCAGAGCCCTGGATGCAGGCCAACTACGATCTGCTCTCCGCCTTTGAGTCCCTGACCGCCCAGACACAGACAGAACCGGCACTCTCCGCACCGACGTTCCAGGAGGAAACCGGTTCCCCTGGACGCAGAAAGAACGCCAAGATGCAGGTGTACTCCGGCTCCAGGCCTGCCCGCCAGCCCGGGTGGCTGACCTTGCGCCAGCAGTGCGTCCGGGCGCTTAGAGACAACCCCGGCGTCCTGGGCCGAGCGGGACGCGTCCCCTCTTGGGTTTTTGAACTTGTCCTGGACGGGTGTACGCCTGACCAGCTATATCgcagagagaaaaacaatcacGCACTCATTGGACAGACAGACGGACTCTGGAGGATTCACTGCCTCCGGGACTTCAAGGGAGAAAATCCGCAGGAGCACGAGTCTTGGCGGGAGCTGTACCTGCGTCTTCGGCATGCCCGAGAGCAGCGGCTGCGTGTAGTGACGACCAACATCCGGGCTGCACGTGACAACAAGCCCCACGGCCGACGGACGAAGATGATCTGTTTCAACTCGGTGGCCGAGCCGCCTAACGGTGCTCCGAGGAGGCAAGAGAAGTCTGCAGGAGCCGCTGACCCCGAAAATGGCAACATCAACCCAGATCCGCATCCCCCAAAAAGCAGCCGCCCGCCGCCCGCTAGCGAGGGCGGCGGGGCAGGCAGCGGCCTTCCCAG CAACGCGCGGGCGACGCCCGAGGCCAAAATCCGGAAACAGGCTGCCAAGAAAGTGGCCCCGCTGATGGCCAAGGCCATTCGAGACTACAAGAGAGCAATCTTACGACGATAA
- the LOC141580983 gene encoding elongin-A3-like has product MAAGSTTLHAVEKLQVRLATKTDPKKLGKYLQKLSALPVTADILAETRIRKTVKGLRKHQHVGPIARDLAARWKKLLLVDPNTRPGPDPRDREESSSRERFGEALRDQEKAWGFPENGTAPRSRSHSPEHRRTARTAPTGLRRPERSSPSRQDGAQRKRPRNASADSGPNRAPQSGRAGPLPMSEGLEPGQQTRRGHADTAQGLPLLAGGCQGQPQDEAVGGRRKKRKSSRREERPSRASPPKLPPVKESHSPRPQAAGADSSGRKTVLSHGFSELWDLSEPWMQANYDLLSAFESLTAQTQTEPALSAPKFQEETGSPGRRKNAKMQVYSGSRPARQPGWLTLRQQCVRALRDNPGVLGRAGRVPSWVFELVLEGCTPDQLYRREENNHAPIGQTDGLWRIHCLRDFKGENPQEHESWRELYLRLRHAREQRLRVVTTNIRAARDNKPHGRRTKMICFNSVAEPPNGAPRRQEKSAGAADPENGNINPDPHPPKSSRPPPASEGGGAGSGLPSNARATPEAKIRKQAAKKVAPLMAKAIRDYKRAILRR; this is encoded by the exons ATGGCGGCAGGCTCGACTACGCTGCACGCAGTGGAGAAGCTGCAGGTGCGTCTGGCAACTAAGACGGACCCGAAGAAGCTAGGGAAATATCTGCAGAAACTCTCCGCCTTGCCCGTGACGGCAGACATCCTGGCGGAGACTCGAATCCGAAAGACCGTGAAGGGCCTGCGGAAGCACCAGCACGTGGGCCCCATTGCCAGAGACTTAGCGGCCCGGTGGAAGAAGCTGCTTCTCGTGGACCCAAACACCAGGCCCGGGCCCGACCCACGGGACCGGGAGGAGAGCTCTTCCCGAGAGCGCTTCGGGGAGGCTCTTCGGGACCAAGAAAAGGCCTGGGGCTTCCCGGAAAACGGGACGGCCCCCAGGAGTCGATCTCACAGCCCTGAGCACAGACGGACAGCACGCACAGCACCTACGGGGCTCCGGAGACCTGAGCGAAGCTCCCCCAGCCGCCAGGACGGAGCCCAGAGAAAGCGCCCCAGAAATGCCTCGGCTGATTCCGGCCCCAATCGGGCCCCTCAGTCAGGGCGCGCCGGACCTCTCCCGATGAGCGAGGGCCTGGAGCCCGGGCAGCAAACCCGAAGAGGCCACGCTGACACCGCCCAGGGCCTGCCCCTGCTCGCTGGAGGCTGCCAGGGCCAACCCCAGGACGAAGCGGTTGGGGGCCGCAGAAAGAAGCGCAAATCCTCCCGCCGGGAAGAACGCCCT TCCCGGGCTTCGCCTCCGAAATTGCCTCCTGTCAAGGAAAGCCACTCCCCGAGGCCACAGGCGGCCGGTGCCGATTCCTCCGGGCGGAAAACCGTGCTCAGCCACGGCTTCTCAGAGCTGTGGGACCTCTCAGAGCCCTGGATGCAGGCCAACTACGATCTGCTCTCCGCCTTTGAGTCCCTGACCGCCCAGACACAGACAGAACCGGCACTCTCCGCACCGAAGTTCCAGGAGGAAACTGGTTCCCCTGGACGCAGAAAGAACGCCAAGATGCAGGTGTACTCCGGCTCCAGGCCTGCCCGCCAGCCCGGGTGGCTGACCTTGCGCCAGCAGTGCGTCCGGGCGCTTAGAGACAACCCCGGCGTCCTGGGCCGAGCGGGACGCGTCCCCTCTTGGGTTTTTGAACTTGTCCTGGAGGGGTGTACGCCTGACCAGCTATATCGCAGAGAGGAAAACAATCACGCACCCATTGGACAGACAGACGGACTCTGGAGGATTCACTGCCTCCGGGACTTCAAGGGAGAAAATCCGCAGGAGCACGAGTCTTGGCGGGAGCTGTACCTGCGTCTTCGGCATGCCCGAGAGCAGCGGCTGCGTGTAGTGACGACCAATATCCGGGCTGCACGTGACAACAAGCCCCACGGCCGACGGACGAAGATGATCTGTTTCAACTCGGTGGCCGAGCCGCCTAACGGTGCTCCGAGGAGGCAAGAGAAGTCTGCAGGAGCCGCTGACCCCGAAAATGGCAACATCAACCCAGATCCGCATCCCCCAAAGAGCAGCCGCCCGCCGCCCGCTAGCGAGGGCGGCGGGGCAGGCAGCGGCCTTCCCAG CAACGCGCGGGCGACGCCCGAGGCCAAAATCCGGAAACAGGCTGCCAAGAAAGTGGCCCCGCTGATGGCCAAGGCCATTCGAGACTACAAGAGAGCAATCTTACGACGATAA